The sequence AGCCGGACGGTCCCCCGGCCGCCCGGCCCGATCCGGCGAGGGGCCAGACGGTCCTTCGACCGTCGGCGCCAATCCCTGGACAGACTCGGGGCCGGACAGTCCCCCAACTGTCCGGCCCCGGCCTCCTCGCGGGCCTCTCCTTCGTCTCCCCCAAGACTCCGGCGGCTCCGCTCAGGGACGCGATCCCCCTCGCGTCCTGTATCCGGTGAAAAGTCTCTGCAATGCTCCCCCCGGGCTTCGCAGAACCCCTTGACCTGCTTCAACATTACAGAACCAAATGTAACGAGCACGTCATCCACGGGTTGATTTTGCGCCTACACCCGGGGTTGACCCGGTATAGCCGGACCAACGGCGCCAGGCCACCGGAGGCCGGACAGGAAGGGCCACTCTCGCGGAGCGACCCCCGTCAGACCGTCCGGATGACATCCGCCGGACACACCGGGCCGATCGAACAGAGTGGACCGCGTCAGCCTGTCCGGGAGACCACCCGCCGGACGCGTCGGGTCACTCGGACGCGTCGGGTCGCTCGGGCAGTTCGAGCAGGATCTCGGTCTTCTCCCGCAGCGCCCTGCTCACCGTGCAGTATTTCTCCTCCACACGGTGGGCCACCGCACGGAAGACCTCGGCGGCCTTCTCGTCGCCCTCCGGCAGCTCCACGTCGTAGGTGATGGTGATGGGCCCGAGCAGCGTCGGCTCGACCTTCTCCGCCTGGACGGTCATCGCCAGGCGGACCAGCCTGTGGCCGCGCTGGGCGGTGAGCGGCTCCACGGTGACGATGTTGCAGCCGCCGAGCGCCGCGAGCAGCAGCTCGACGGGGGTGAACACCCCCTGCTCGTCGCCGCTGCCCATGGCGACCTCGGCCCCGCGATCGTTGCGGGCCACGTACCCGTCGTCGGTCCGCTCGACTCTCACCTGTGCCATGACGGCTCCTCCCGTAACCCTGCCGATCACCCTACCGAACAGGCCGGAGGGGGCAGCCGCCTAGGCTTCGGGGTGTTTGGAGAGGTAGTCGATGTAGAACGGGCGCAACGCCTCGCCGAGCTGCCCCTCGCCGGACACCATGGCGTCGCTGAGCAGGGCGGAGACCCGGCTGAGGTCGTTCGCCGTCTCGTCCTTGTTCCCGGTGGAGGCCTCCGCCGCGGGAATCACCTTCAGCAGCTCCCACAGGAAGGCGAAGTCCCCGTGGTGGACGGCGTAGCGGACCGCCCGATCATGTAGTTCCTGGGCCGACAGCGCCTCAAGTTCATCCGTTTCCAACTGACCCACCTCCTTTCGCCCCTTCTGCCCCCGGAATATGGCGATCATGCACGATCAGTGGACCAACCGGACAACCATCTTCCCGGTGTTCGCTCCGCGGAGCATGTCGATGAACGCCCTGGGAGCGTTCTCCAGGCCGTCGACGACGGTCTCCTCGAAAGTGATCTCGCCGTCACGGAGCCAGGCGCCCACCTCGGCGACCATGTCGGGCATGCGGTCGAAATGGTCGGTCACGATGAACCCGCGCAGGGTGAGCCGCTTGCCGACGGCCAGGAACAGGTTGCTCGGGCCGGGGACCGGCTCGGCGGCGTTGTAGACGGAGATCGCCCCGCACATCGCGACCCGCCCGTAGTCCTTGAAGGCGTCGAGGGCCGCCTCCAGGTGGTCGCCGCCGACGTTGTCGAAGTAGACGTCGATCCCGTCGGGGGCCACCTGGGCGAGCTGCTTGCGGACGGGGGCCGTCTTGTAGTTGAAGGCGGCGTCGAAGCCGAGCTTCCCGGTCAGGTAGGAGATCTTCTCCTGCGAGCCGGCGCTGCCCACGACCCGGGAGGCGCCCTTCAGGCGGGCGATCTGCCCGGCCAGGCTTCCGACCGCGCCGGCCGCGCCGGAGACGAACACCGCGTCGCCCGCCTTGAACGCGGCGATGTCGAGCAGGCCCACGTAGGCGGTCAGACCGGGCATGCCGAGCACGCCGAGGTAGGCGGAGAGCGGCACTCCGGGGATCTGTTCGACCTTGCTGACCTGACCGGCGTCGACGACGGCGTACTCCCGCCAGCCGTACCCGTGCAGGACGAGATCGCCGGCGGCGAGGCCGGGCGCGCGCGACTCGACGACCTCGCCGACGGCGGCGCCCTCCAGGGGCCTGCCGAGCTCGAAGGGCGGGGTGTAGGACTTGGCGTCGTTCATGCGTCCTCGCATGTACGGATCGACGCTCATGTAGAGGTTGCGGACGAGGACCTGGCCGTCGGCGGGAGCGGGCGGCTCCACCTCCGCCAGTTCGAAGTTCTCCCCCGTCGGCCAGCCGGAAGGCCGCGAGGCGAGCCGGATCTCCCGCGATGCCGTACGGCCGGCGGAACCGGAGCCGTTGGACGTGTCGTTGGACATGATGAAGCCTTCCTGGGGCGGCACACGCTCTTCCCGGGAGCCATTCCCCCGCCACGGGGGGAGCGGTGGGCCGCCATGAAACCTTTACCCTTTCCAACTACACAGGGTCACGGAAGGAGGCTCTCCGCGCCTCCGCCCCGGCACACCACAGTCCCGGCGGCCACCATGGTCGCGAAGTGTTCAGTGTCCTGATATATCCGCATTTAACAGTGTGGATCTATCGCTCGTCCGATCTCCCATGCGAGGATGCGCAAACGTGAAAATCATCATCAAGATCCTGGCTGTGGCAGCCGCCCTCTGGGTGGCCACCCAGCTCGTGGCCGGCATCACGGTGACCACCGAGACCACCACCAAGCAGATCGGCACGCTCCTCGCGGTCGCCCTGCTGTTCGGCGTCATCAACACGGTCCTCAAGCCGATCATCAAGACCTTCGGCTGCGCCTTCTACGTGCTCACCCTCGGCCTGTTCGCGCTGGTCGTGAACGCCGGCCTGCTGCTGCTCACGAGCTGGATCGCCGCCCAGGTCCACCTGCCCTTCCACGTGGACGGCTTCTGGGCCGCGTTCTGGGGCGCGATCATCGTCGGTCTGGTGAGCTGGCTGCTCGACCTGGTGTTCGGCGACTGACCCGATGACGGTTGTCCTTGACGGCGCCCACCTGACCTGCGAGCAGGTCCACCGGGCCGCACACGGTTCCGGGATCCTGCTGGGCTCCGCCGAACACGCCGAGGCCGCCTGGCGGACGGCCCGCTCCCTCAGCGGCCCGCTGTACGGCCAGACCACCGGGGTGGGCGCCAACAAGGACGTCACGGTCGAGGCCACCGGCCTCGACCTGCTGCGCAGCCACGCCGGCGGCGCCGGACCCCTGATCGGCGAACCGCGCGCCCG comes from Streptosporangium roseum DSM 43021 and encodes:
- a CDS encoding OsmC family protein, which translates into the protein MAQVRVERTDDGYVARNDRGAEVAMGSGDEQGVFTPVELLLAALGGCNIVTVEPLTAQRGHRLVRLAMTVQAEKVEPTLLGPITITYDVELPEGDEKAAEVFRAVAHRVEEKYCTVSRALREKTEILLELPERPDASE
- a CDS encoding NADP-dependent oxidoreductase translates to MSNDTSNGSGSAGRTASREIRLASRPSGWPTGENFELAEVEPPAPADGQVLVRNLYMSVDPYMRGRMNDAKSYTPPFELGRPLEGAAVGEVVESRAPGLAAGDLVLHGYGWREYAVVDAGQVSKVEQIPGVPLSAYLGVLGMPGLTAYVGLLDIAAFKAGDAVFVSGAAGAVGSLAGQIARLKGASRVVGSAGSQEKISYLTGKLGFDAAFNYKTAPVRKQLAQVAPDGIDVYFDNVGGDHLEAALDAFKDYGRVAMCGAISVYNAAEPVPGPSNLFLAVGKRLTLRGFIVTDHFDRMPDMVAEVGAWLRDGEITFEETVVDGLENAPRAFIDMLRGANTGKMVVRLVH
- a CDS encoding phage holin family protein produces the protein MKIIIKILAVAAALWVATQLVAGITVTTETTTKQIGTLLAVALLFGVINTVLKPIIKTFGCAFYVLTLGLFALVVNAGLLLLTSWIAAQVHLPFHVDGFWAAFWGAIIVGLVSWLLDLVFGD